The following proteins are co-located in the Ficedula albicollis isolate OC2 chromosome 27, FicAlb1.5, whole genome shotgun sequence genome:
- the LOC101822157 gene encoding retinol dehydrogenase 8-like: MSPQVIATMRNVGRSEALAAAAGPALGRTLEIKQLDVCDEGSIHACLDSIPGRHVDILVSNAGVGMAGPLECQSLAAMQSLMDTNFFGLVRLVKEVLPDMKRRRGGHIVVISSIMGLQGIVFNDIYSASKFAVEGFCESLVVQALRFNVAISLVEPGPVMTEFETKLYEEAERADYSRTDPETAEIFTKLYLRNSRDVFTSLGQTPEDIAEHTLRVIEAARPPFRHQTNVAYTPMAALKHADPSGALITDAFYKLVFKYDAVLRFGLRAIRLLRWKAQKVKAGARLLGFK; this comes from the exons ATGTCTCCACAAG TCATCGCCACCATGAGGAACGTGGGCAGGAGCGAGGCGCTGGCGGCGGCTGCGGGGCCGGCGCTGGGCAGGACGCTGGAGATCAAACAGCTGGACGTGTGTGACGAAGGCTCCATCCACGCCTGCCTCGACAGCATCCCCGGGCGCCACGTCGATATCCTGG TCAGCAATGCTGGGGTGGGCATGGCAGGACCCCTGGAgtgccagagcctggcagccaTGCAGAGCCTCATGGACACCAACTTCTTCGGCCTCGTCCGCCTGGTCAAGGAGGTGCTGCCCGACATGAAGCGGCGCCGCGGGGGCCACATCGTCGTTATCAGCAGCATCATGGGCCTGCAGG GCATCGTTTTCAATGACATCTACTCGGCCTCCAAGTTCGCGGTGGAGGGTTTCTGCGAGAGCCTGGTGGTGCAGGCGCTGCGCTTCAACGTGGC gatCAGCCTGGTGGAGCCGGGGCCGGTGATGACAGAATTCGAGACGAAGCTGTATGAGGAAGCCGAACGCGCTGACTACTCACGGACCGACCCCGAGACGGCCGAAATCTTCACCAAGCTCTACCTGAGGAACTCCAGGGATGTGTTCACCAGCCTGGGCCAGACCCCTGAGGACATTGCAGAG CACACCCTACGGGTGATCGAGGCTGCTCGGCCGCCGTTCCGGCACCAGACCAACGTGGCGTACACGCCGATGGCCGCGCTCAAACACGCCGACCCCAGCGGCGCCCTCATCACCGACGCCTTCTACAAGCTGGTGTTCAAGTACGACGCGGTGCTGCGGTTCGGCCTCCGCGCCATCCGCCTGCTCCGCTGGAAGGCGCAGAAAGTCAAGGCGGGCGCGCGGCTCCTGGGCTTCAAATGA